The Manihot esculenta cultivar AM560-2 chromosome 11, M.esculenta_v8, whole genome shotgun sequence genome includes a region encoding these proteins:
- the LOC110626785 gene encoding tRNA-dihydrouridine(47) synthase [NAD(P)(+)]-like isoform X2 produces the protein MAESAAELAENTTLVVDQPASQPSNPNVTHRTPEELVAKAIAPVKREFLSPPPSRTNQNDTDVSDANAKASQSSVVAKEKKSKRQLKRERRQKSALHLCPEVAKTEDVSSCAYGDKCRFSHDIEALKAEKPADLEGKCPFSTGDGPCPYGLACRFYGTHEDGVKGNSTNVLGKNSEINGLNKDVQKLLWKNKMKFPKADAKLKSLGLMGPGNSKFKRQDDGEVDQKSANDSHVTNENGCGDVASNLADKLECSLEVPTEENANGIITTDDIRPLKRVKSITEEKQCSGFSILEKDLENSCPGAKLEITSDGALTETDGSLKTHPREKKLIDFRGKLYLAPLTTVGNLPFRRVCKVLGADITCGEMAMCTNLLQGQASEWALLRRHSSEDLFGVQVCGAYPDTVARTVELIDQECMVDFIDINMGCPIDIVVNRGAGSSLLTKPMRMKSVINAASGTVDKPITVKVRTGYFEGKNRIDSLIEDIGNWGANAVTIHGRSRQQRYSKLADWDYIYQCARKAPESLQVLGNGDIFSYTDWNKRKSDCPELSSCMIARGALIKPWIFTEIKGQRHWDISSGERLDILKDYVRFGLEHWGSDTKGVETTRHFLLEWLSYTCRYIPVGLLDILPQQINWRPPSYYGRDDLETLMASDSAADWIRISEILLGKVPDGFTFAPKHKSNAYDRAENG, from the exons ATGGCCGAATCTGCTGCTGAACTCGCTGAGAACACGACTCTCGTGGTCGACCAACCGGCATCTCAACCTTCGAACCCTAATGTAACTCATCGAACTCCGGAGGAGCTTGTGGCCAAAGCCATAGCTCCAGTGAAGAGAGAGTTCCTTAGTCCTCCGCCTTCCAGAACCAATCAAAACGACACTGACGTTTCCGATGCCAATGCAAAGGCCTCTCAGTCAAGTGTAGTAGCCAAGGAGAAGAAGTCCAAACGTCAACTAAAACGCGAACGCCGACAG aaaTCTGCACTGCATCTGTGCCCTGAGGTAGCTAAGACTGAGGACGTTAGTTCATGTGCTTATGGTGATAAGTGCAGATTCAGCCATGACATAGAAGCCTTAAAGGCTGAG AAACCGGCTGATTTAGAGGGGAAATGTCCGTTTTCTACTGGAGATGGGCCTTGTCCTTATGGCTTGGCATGTAGATTCTATGGGACGCATGAAGATGGAGTTAAGGGGAATAGTACGAATGTGCTAGGGAAAAACTCTGAAATTAATGGATTGAACAAGGATGTTCAAAAGCTTTTGTGGAAGAACAAGATGAAGTTCCCCAAGGCAGATGCTAAACTCAAGTCTCTTGGTCTTATG GGACCTggcaattcaaaattcaaaaggcaGGATGATGGGGAAGTTGATCAGAAATCTGCAAATGACTCACACGTTACTAATGAGAATGGTTGTGGTGATGTGGCTAGTAACCTGGCTGATAAATTGGAGTGCTCTTTGGAAGTGCCTACAGAGGAGAATGCAAATGGAATAATAACAACTGATGACATTAGGCCCTTGAAAAGAGTGAAGTCTATTACTGAAGAAAAGCAGTGCTCTG GATTTAGTATTCTGGAGAAAGATCTTGAGAATAGTTGTCCAGGAGCAAAATTAGAAATTACAAGTGATGGTGCACTTACAGAAACAGATGGAAGTTTGAAAACACATCCACGTGAAAAGAAGCTGATCGACTTCAGAGGAAAACTGTATCTTGCACCTCTGACCACTGTTGGAAATCTTCCTTTTCGAAGGGTTTGCAAAGTATTAGGAGCTGATATAACTTGCGGTGAAATGGCAATGTGCACAAATCTTTTACAG GGTCAAGCTTCTGAATGGGCTCTTCTCAGACGCCATTCCTCTGAGGATTTGTTTGGTGTACAAGTATGTGGGGCATATCCAGATACTGTTGCACGAACTGTGGAGCTTATAGATCAGGAATGTATGGTGGACTTCATTGATATAAATATGGGTTGCCCAATTGATATTGTTGTTAACAGGGGTGCTGGGTCATCTCTTCTTACAAAACCAATGCGAATGAAGAGTGTTATAAATGCTGCTTCTGGTACAGTTGATAAGCCTATAACTGTGAAG GTGCGAACTGGTTACTTTGAAGGAAAAAATCGTATTGACTCATTAATTGAGGATATTGGTAATTGGGGGGCCAATGCTGTAACCATACATGGTAGATCACGCCAGCAACGCTACAGCAAGCTTGCTGATTGGGACTACATATACCAGTGTGCTAGAAAGGCCCCAGAATCTCTTCAAGTATTAGGAAATGGGGATATCTTTTCATATACAGACTGGAACAAGCGCAAATCTGACTGCCCTGAACTCTCTTCATGCATGATAGCTAGAGGAGCACTAATTAAA CCTTGGATATTTACTGAAATCAAGGGACAGAGACATTGGGACATCAGTTCGGGAGAAAGGTTGGATATTTTGAAGGATTATGTTCGTTTTGGCCTTGAACATTGGGGTTCAGATACCAAAG GGGTGGAGACAACTAGGCATTTCTTGTTGGAATGGCTTAGCTACACGTGTAGATATATACCTGTTGGTCTTTTGGATATCCTTCCACAACAGATTAACTGGCGCCCACCATCCTACTATGGTCGTGATGACCTTGAAACGCTTATGGCTTCTGATTCTGCTGCTGACTGG ATTCGAATCTCTGAAATATTGCTTGGCAAAGTTCCAGATGGATTTACATTTGCTCCAAAGCACAAGTCCAACGCTTATGACCGAGCTGAAAATGGCTAA
- the LOC110626785 gene encoding tRNA-dihydrouridine(47) synthase [NAD(P)(+)]-like isoform X1: protein MAESAAELAENTTLVVDQPASQPSNPNVTHRTPEELVAKAIAPVKREFLSPPPSRTNQNDTDVSDANAKASQSSVVAKEKKSKRQLKRERRQKSALHLCPEVAKTEDVSSCAYGDKCRFSHDIEALKAEKPADLEGKCPFSTGDGPCPYGLACRFYGTHEDGVKGNSTNVLGKNSEINGLNKDVQKLLWKNKMKFPKADAKLKSLGLMGPGNSKFKRQDDGEVDQKSANDSHVTNENGCGDVASNLADKLECSLEVPTEENANGIITTDDIRPLKRVKSITEEKQCSGEEANGFSILEKDLENSCPGAKLEITSDGALTETDGSLKTHPREKKLIDFRGKLYLAPLTTVGNLPFRRVCKVLGADITCGEMAMCTNLLQGQASEWALLRRHSSEDLFGVQVCGAYPDTVARTVELIDQECMVDFIDINMGCPIDIVVNRGAGSSLLTKPMRMKSVINAASGTVDKPITVKVRTGYFEGKNRIDSLIEDIGNWGANAVTIHGRSRQQRYSKLADWDYIYQCARKAPESLQVLGNGDIFSYTDWNKRKSDCPELSSCMIARGALIKPWIFTEIKGQRHWDISSGERLDILKDYVRFGLEHWGSDTKGVETTRHFLLEWLSYTCRYIPVGLLDILPQQINWRPPSYYGRDDLETLMASDSAADWIRISEILLGKVPDGFTFAPKHKSNAYDRAENG, encoded by the exons ATGGCCGAATCTGCTGCTGAACTCGCTGAGAACACGACTCTCGTGGTCGACCAACCGGCATCTCAACCTTCGAACCCTAATGTAACTCATCGAACTCCGGAGGAGCTTGTGGCCAAAGCCATAGCTCCAGTGAAGAGAGAGTTCCTTAGTCCTCCGCCTTCCAGAACCAATCAAAACGACACTGACGTTTCCGATGCCAATGCAAAGGCCTCTCAGTCAAGTGTAGTAGCCAAGGAGAAGAAGTCCAAACGTCAACTAAAACGCGAACGCCGACAG aaaTCTGCACTGCATCTGTGCCCTGAGGTAGCTAAGACTGAGGACGTTAGTTCATGTGCTTATGGTGATAAGTGCAGATTCAGCCATGACATAGAAGCCTTAAAGGCTGAG AAACCGGCTGATTTAGAGGGGAAATGTCCGTTTTCTACTGGAGATGGGCCTTGTCCTTATGGCTTGGCATGTAGATTCTATGGGACGCATGAAGATGGAGTTAAGGGGAATAGTACGAATGTGCTAGGGAAAAACTCTGAAATTAATGGATTGAACAAGGATGTTCAAAAGCTTTTGTGGAAGAACAAGATGAAGTTCCCCAAGGCAGATGCTAAACTCAAGTCTCTTGGTCTTATG GGACCTggcaattcaaaattcaaaaggcaGGATGATGGGGAAGTTGATCAGAAATCTGCAAATGACTCACACGTTACTAATGAGAATGGTTGTGGTGATGTGGCTAGTAACCTGGCTGATAAATTGGAGTGCTCTTTGGAAGTGCCTACAGAGGAGAATGCAAATGGAATAATAACAACTGATGACATTAGGCCCTTGAAAAGAGTGAAGTCTATTACTGAAGAAAAGCAGTGCTCTGGTGAAGAAGCTAATG GATTTAGTATTCTGGAGAAAGATCTTGAGAATAGTTGTCCAGGAGCAAAATTAGAAATTACAAGTGATGGTGCACTTACAGAAACAGATGGAAGTTTGAAAACACATCCACGTGAAAAGAAGCTGATCGACTTCAGAGGAAAACTGTATCTTGCACCTCTGACCACTGTTGGAAATCTTCCTTTTCGAAGGGTTTGCAAAGTATTAGGAGCTGATATAACTTGCGGTGAAATGGCAATGTGCACAAATCTTTTACAG GGTCAAGCTTCTGAATGGGCTCTTCTCAGACGCCATTCCTCTGAGGATTTGTTTGGTGTACAAGTATGTGGGGCATATCCAGATACTGTTGCACGAACTGTGGAGCTTATAGATCAGGAATGTATGGTGGACTTCATTGATATAAATATGGGTTGCCCAATTGATATTGTTGTTAACAGGGGTGCTGGGTCATCTCTTCTTACAAAACCAATGCGAATGAAGAGTGTTATAAATGCTGCTTCTGGTACAGTTGATAAGCCTATAACTGTGAAG GTGCGAACTGGTTACTTTGAAGGAAAAAATCGTATTGACTCATTAATTGAGGATATTGGTAATTGGGGGGCCAATGCTGTAACCATACATGGTAGATCACGCCAGCAACGCTACAGCAAGCTTGCTGATTGGGACTACATATACCAGTGTGCTAGAAAGGCCCCAGAATCTCTTCAAGTATTAGGAAATGGGGATATCTTTTCATATACAGACTGGAACAAGCGCAAATCTGACTGCCCTGAACTCTCTTCATGCATGATAGCTAGAGGAGCACTAATTAAA CCTTGGATATTTACTGAAATCAAGGGACAGAGACATTGGGACATCAGTTCGGGAGAAAGGTTGGATATTTTGAAGGATTATGTTCGTTTTGGCCTTGAACATTGGGGTTCAGATACCAAAG GGGTGGAGACAACTAGGCATTTCTTGTTGGAATGGCTTAGCTACACGTGTAGATATATACCTGTTGGTCTTTTGGATATCCTTCCACAACAGATTAACTGGCGCCCACCATCCTACTATGGTCGTGATGACCTTGAAACGCTTATGGCTTCTGATTCTGCTGCTGACTGG ATTCGAATCTCTGAAATATTGCTTGGCAAAGTTCCAGATGGATTTACATTTGCTCCAAAGCACAAGTCCAACGCTTATGACCGAGCTGAAAATGGCTAA